A genomic segment from Variovorax paradoxus B4 encodes:
- the gcvP gene encoding aminomethyl-transferring glycine dehydrogenase has product MSIPALPSLQQLENAEEFLARHIGIDAADEARMLPVIGSETRAELIDGIVPAAIRRAKPMRLPAPLTEADALAELKAIAAKNKVFKSFIGQGYYGTHTPGVILRNVLENPAWYTAYTPYQAEISQGRMEALLNFQTMVCDLTGMAIANASMLDEATAAAEAMTLAKRSVKSKSNVFLVSGDCHPQTIEVIRTRAAPLGIEVKVSTVSETLPHLMVSGEFFGVLAQYPATTGHVHDLRPLAGHAHQCDAAFCVAADLLALTLLAPPGEWDADIVCGTTQRFGMPLCNGGPHAAYLACRDEFKRSLPGRLVGVSIDTHGQPAYRLALQTREQHIRREKATSNICTAQVLPAVVASMYAVYHGPDGLTRIAQRVAALTAILAQGLAQMGREPVNATAFDSLTIRTGDDTPKIIERAQAAGVNLRQRLQQHLGISLDETTTRADIETLWALFVPAGTAMPRFDDLAGTAPRLPEDLRRTSAFLTHPVFNTHKSETAMLRYIRSLSDKDLALDRSMIPLGSCTMKLNATSEMIPITWPEFANIHPFAPAEQLVGYAQLDAQLRAWLCEATGYAGISLQPNAGSQGEYAGLLAIRSFHEAKGQGHRNICLIPSSAHGTNPASAQMVGLQVVVTACDAQGNVDMDDLKRACEKHSDKLAAVMITYPSTHGVFETRVKELCELVHEHGGRVYVDGANMNALVGVAAPGEFGGDVSHLNLHKTFCIPHGGGGPGVGPVCVVEDLVPYLPGHATAGVASSGVGAVSAAPLGNAAVLPISWMYCRMMGAKGLQAATETAILSANYISARLKDHYPTLYASPNGHVAHECILDLRPLKDTSGVTAEDVAKRLIDYGFHAPTLSFPVPGTLMVEPTESEPLAELDRFIDAMIAIRGEIRRVEEGVWPKDDNPLKHAPHTAASLLGTEWAHPYSRELGAFPLAELKRAKYWPPIGRVDNVYGDRNLFCSCVPVDAYQETEKA; this is encoded by the coding sequence ATGTCGATTCCCGCCCTTCCCTCTTTGCAACAACTGGAGAACGCCGAAGAGTTTCTCGCCCGCCACATCGGCATCGATGCGGCGGACGAGGCGCGCATGCTGCCGGTGATCGGCTCGGAAACCCGCGCCGAGCTCATCGACGGCATCGTGCCTGCGGCCATCCGTCGCGCCAAGCCGATGCGGCTGCCGGCGCCCCTCACGGAGGCGGATGCGCTGGCCGAATTGAAGGCCATCGCGGCGAAGAACAAGGTCTTCAAGAGCTTCATCGGCCAGGGCTACTACGGCACGCATACGCCGGGCGTCATCCTGCGCAACGTGCTCGAGAACCCCGCCTGGTACACCGCCTACACGCCCTATCAGGCCGAGATTTCGCAGGGCCGCATGGAAGCCCTGCTCAACTTCCAGACCATGGTGTGCGACCTCACGGGCATGGCCATCGCCAATGCGTCGATGCTCGACGAAGCCACGGCCGCAGCCGAGGCCATGACGCTCGCCAAGCGCAGCGTCAAAAGCAAGAGCAACGTGTTCCTGGTGTCCGGCGACTGCCATCCGCAGACCATCGAGGTCATCAGGACGCGCGCCGCGCCGCTGGGCATCGAGGTCAAGGTCAGCACCGTGTCCGAGACGCTGCCGCACCTGATGGTGAGCGGCGAGTTCTTCGGCGTGCTCGCGCAGTACCCCGCCACCACCGGCCACGTGCACGACCTGCGCCCGCTCGCAGGCCATGCGCACCAGTGCGACGCCGCCTTCTGCGTGGCCGCCGACCTGCTGGCGCTGACGCTGCTCGCACCTCCGGGCGAATGGGACGCCGACATCGTCTGCGGCACGACGCAGCGCTTCGGCATGCCGCTGTGCAACGGCGGCCCGCACGCGGCCTACCTGGCGTGCCGCGACGAGTTCAAGCGCTCGCTGCCGGGCCGCCTGGTCGGCGTGAGCATCGACACCCACGGCCAGCCCGCCTACCGCCTCGCATTGCAAACGCGCGAACAGCACATCCGGCGCGAAAAGGCCACCTCCAACATCTGCACCGCGCAGGTGCTGCCGGCTGTGGTGGCCAGCATGTACGCCGTGTACCACGGCCCCGACGGCCTCACGCGCATCGCGCAGCGCGTGGCCGCGCTCACGGCCATCCTTGCGCAGGGCCTCGCGCAAATGGGCCGCGAGCCGGTCAACGCCACGGCCTTCGATTCGCTGACCATCCGCACCGGCGACGACACGCCGAAGATCATCGAGCGCGCCCAGGCCGCGGGCGTCAACCTGCGCCAGCGGCTGCAGCAGCACCTGGGTATTTCGCTCGACGAAACCACCACGCGCGCCGACATCGAGACGCTCTGGGCCCTGTTCGTGCCCGCCGGCACCGCGATGCCGCGCTTCGACGACCTGGCCGGCACCGCGCCGCGCTTGCCCGAGGACCTGCGCCGCACCAGCGCCTTTCTCACGCACCCGGTGTTCAACACCCACAAGAGCGAAACCGCGATGCTGCGCTACATCCGCAGCCTGTCGGACAAGGACCTGGCGCTCGACCGCAGCATGATCCCGCTCGGCAGCTGCACGATGAAGCTCAACGCGACCAGCGAGATGATCCCGATCACCTGGCCCGAGTTCGCCAACATCCATCCCTTTGCGCCGGCCGAGCAGCTGGTGGGCTACGCGCAGCTCGACGCGCAGCTGCGCGCATGGCTCTGCGAAGCGACCGGCTACGCGGGCATCAGCCTGCAGCCCAATGCGGGCTCGCAGGGCGAGTACGCGGGCCTGCTGGCGATCCGCTCCTTCCACGAAGCCAAGGGCCAGGGGCACCGCAACATCTGCCTCATTCCTTCGTCGGCGCACGGCACCAACCCCGCAAGCGCGCAGATGGTGGGCCTGCAGGTGGTGGTGACGGCCTGCGACGCACAGGGCAACGTCGACATGGACGACCTGAAGCGCGCCTGCGAGAAGCACAGCGACAAGCTCGCGGCCGTGATGATCACCTACCCGAGCACGCACGGCGTGTTCGAAACCCGCGTGAAGGAGCTCTGCGAACTCGTGCATGAACACGGCGGCCGCGTGTACGTCGATGGCGCCAACATGAATGCGCTGGTCGGCGTGGCCGCGCCGGGCGAATTCGGCGGCGACGTGAGCCACCTGAACCTGCACAAGACCTTCTGCATTCCGCACGGCGGCGGCGGCCCGGGCGTGGGCCCGGTGTGCGTGGTCGAAGACCTCGTGCCCTACCTTCCGGGCCATGCGACGGCCGGCGTGGCATCGAGCGGTGTCGGCGCCGTCTCGGCAGCGCCGCTCGGCAATGCGGCCGTGCTGCCGATCAGCTGGATGTACTGCCGCATGATGGGTGCCAAGGGCTTGCAGGCGGCGACCGAAACCGCGATCCTGAGCGCCAACTACATCAGCGCGCGCCTCAAGGACCACTACCCCACGCTGTACGCGAGCCCCAACGGCCACGTCGCGCACGAGTGCATCCTCGACCTGCGCCCGCTCAAGGACACCAGCGGCGTCACCGCCGAGGACGTGGCCAAGCGCCTGATCGATTACGGCTTCCATGCACCCACGCTGAGCTTCCCCGTGCCCGGCACGCTGATGGTGGAACCCACCGAGAGCGAGCCGCTGGCCGAGCTCGACCGCTTCATCGACGCGATGATCGCGATCCGCGGCGAGATCCGCCGCGTCGAGGAAGGCGTCTGGCCGAAGGACGACAACCCGCTCAAGCACGCGCCGCACACTGCGGCCAGCCTGCTCGGAACGGAATGGGCGCATCCGTATTCGCGCGAACTCGGCGCGTTCCCGCTGGCTGAACTCAAGCGGGCCAAGTACTGGCCGCCGATCGGCCGTGTCGACAACGTGTACGGCGACCGCAACCTGTTCTGCAGCTGCGTGCCAGTGGACGCGTACCAGGAAACCGAAAAGGCCTGA
- a CDS encoding DUF3014 domain-containing protein, which yields MSDRDTPEIPDVHDSRDAPAYRPRRETSTGTIIVIVLLAIAAGFLGWRWYQQQQPQPVEPPAVAAAPNDGLAPAPPAPPPQSAEPQNPIDAIALPESGLPKVADSDSRVMKALVDLMGSKNVADFLQFEGIVRRFVATVDNLAREQSPASTWPVQPTKQRFTTQGKGEKETISPNNAARYNPIVMLAESIDPAKAAKVYARLYPLFQQAYEELGYPGRYFNDRLVAVIDHLLQAPEPAGPVQVRLVEVKGNVPSQRPWVRYEYADPKLESLSSGQKIMVRVGLENERKLKASLRGFREQIATGELAKKQQPR from the coding sequence ATGTCCGACCGAGACACCCCCGAAATCCCCGATGTGCACGATTCGCGCGATGCCCCCGCGTACAGGCCACGGCGCGAGACGTCGACCGGAACCATCATCGTCATCGTGCTGCTGGCGATCGCGGCCGGATTCCTGGGCTGGCGCTGGTACCAGCAGCAACAGCCGCAGCCGGTCGAGCCGCCAGCGGTAGCCGCCGCGCCGAACGACGGGCTCGCGCCCGCACCGCCTGCGCCCCCGCCCCAATCCGCGGAGCCGCAGAACCCCATCGATGCGATCGCGCTGCCCGAGTCGGGGCTGCCCAAGGTCGCCGATTCCGATTCGCGCGTGATGAAGGCGCTCGTCGATCTGATGGGCAGCAAGAACGTGGCGGACTTCCTGCAGTTCGAGGGTATCGTGCGCCGCTTCGTGGCCACGGTCGACAATCTCGCGCGCGAGCAGTCGCCCGCGAGCACGTGGCCGGTGCAGCCGACGAAGCAGCGCTTCACCACCCAGGGGAAGGGCGAGAAAGAGACCATTTCGCCCAACAATGCCGCGCGCTACAACCCCATCGTGATGCTGGCCGAGTCGATCGATCCGGCCAAGGCGGCCAAGGTGTATGCGCGGCTCTATCCGCTGTTCCAGCAGGCCTACGAAGAGCTCGGCTATCCGGGGCGCTATTTCAACGACCGGCTGGTTGCCGTGATCGACCATCTGTTACAGGCGCCCGAGCCCGCCGGACCGGTGCAGGTTCGCCTCGTCGAGGTGAAGGGCAACGTGCCGTCGCAGCGGCCCTGGGTGCGCTACGAGTACGCCGATCCGAAGCTCGAGTCGCTCTCGTCGGGCCAGAAGATCATGGTGCGCGTGGGACTGGAGAACGAGCGCAAGCTGAAGGCCAGCCTGCGCGGCTTCCGCGAGCAGATCGCCACGGGCGAGCTGGCGAAGAAGCAGCAGCCGCGCTGA
- a CDS encoding alpha/beta hydrolase, with amino-acid sequence MTQLHLPFKFLEQASNPSVREPWLLVLMHGVGSNEQDLFGLARLMPPQFHVLSLRAPYVLSPDAYAWFEFQVLADGERRINEEQERESRFLVGEMVASAAQQLGVPPERVVVGGFSQGGIMALSLLLTQPAKVRAAMVWHGRLLSQVAAHIAAPGAFEGKALWVSHGSADNVIPPSAAQATRELARSLPLALSGADFPGGHEIRPAELQGALAWLQSLGSAAGAS; translated from the coding sequence ATGACACAACTCCATCTGCCTTTCAAGTTCCTCGAGCAGGCGTCGAATCCCAGCGTGCGCGAGCCGTGGCTGCTGGTGCTCATGCATGGCGTGGGCAGCAACGAACAGGACCTGTTCGGCCTCGCGCGGCTCATGCCGCCGCAATTTCATGTGCTGAGCCTGCGCGCCCCCTATGTGCTCTCGCCCGATGCGTATGCGTGGTTCGAGTTCCAGGTGCTGGCCGATGGCGAGCGGCGCATCAACGAGGAGCAGGAGCGCGAAAGCCGCTTCCTGGTGGGCGAGATGGTGGCCTCGGCCGCGCAGCAGCTCGGCGTGCCGCCGGAGCGCGTGGTGGTCGGCGGTTTCAGCCAGGGCGGCATCATGGCGCTGTCGCTGCTGCTGACCCAGCCCGCGAAAGTGCGCGCCGCGATGGTGTGGCACGGCCGGCTGCTGTCGCAGGTGGCGGCGCACATTGCAGCGCCCGGGGCTTTCGAAGGAAAGGCGCTGTGGGTGAGCCACGGCAGCGCCGACAACGTGATTCCCCCGAGCGCCGCGCAGGCCACGCGCGAACTGGCGCGCAGCCTGCCGCTGGCGCTGTCGGGCGCCGATTTTCCGGGCGGCCACGAGATCCGCCCGGCCGAGCTGCAGGGCGCGCTGGCGTGGCTGCAGTCGCTCGGTTCGGCGGCGGGCGCGTCCTAG
- a CDS encoding NAD(P)H-dependent flavin oxidoreductase, with translation MTIPLQQLLGIDLPLIQAPMAGVQGSAMAIAVSNAGGLGSLPCAMLNADAMRSELAAIRAGTDKPYNVNFFCHTPPEPSVGREETWRTALAPYYAEFGIDAASIPTGPGRNPFSAEVADLLAEFRPPAVSFHFGLPSEALMAQVHGWGAKVLASATTVEEAQWLEARGVDAVIAQGLEAGGHRGHFLSHDLTRQLGTFALLPQLVHAVKVPVIAAGGIADANGVAAAMALGAAGVQVGTAYMLAPEATTTAIHRAALKSEAARHTALTNLFTGRPARGIVNRVMRELGPIGSVAPEFPLATSGIAPLRAKAEAQGSGDFSPLWSGQNATGCRELPAAEITHALAQGFQSLSA, from the coding sequence ATGACCATTCCCTTGCAGCAACTCCTCGGCATCGACCTGCCGCTGATCCAGGCACCCATGGCCGGCGTGCAAGGCAGCGCGATGGCCATCGCGGTCAGCAACGCCGGCGGGCTCGGCTCGCTGCCCTGCGCCATGCTGAATGCCGACGCCATGCGCAGCGAGCTCGCTGCTATCCGCGCCGGCACCGACAAGCCCTACAACGTCAACTTCTTCTGCCACACGCCGCCCGAGCCGAGCGTCGGGCGCGAGGAGACATGGCGCACCGCGCTGGCGCCGTACTACGCCGAGTTCGGCATCGATGCCGCGAGCATCCCTACCGGCCCGGGGCGCAACCCGTTCAGTGCCGAAGTGGCCGACCTGCTGGCCGAATTCCGTCCGCCGGCAGTGAGCTTTCATTTCGGGCTGCCTTCAGAGGCGCTGATGGCGCAGGTGCACGGCTGGGGCGCGAAGGTGCTGGCCTCGGCCACCACGGTCGAAGAGGCGCAGTGGCTCGAAGCGCGTGGCGTGGATGCGGTCATCGCGCAAGGGCTGGAAGCCGGCGGGCATCGCGGCCATTTCCTGTCTCACGATCTGACGAGACAGCTCGGCACCTTTGCGTTGCTGCCGCAGCTGGTGCATGCCGTGAAGGTGCCGGTGATCGCGGCCGGCGGCATTGCGGATGCAAACGGCGTGGCCGCGGCGATGGCGCTGGGGGCTGCGGGCGTGCAGGTCGGCACCGCCTATATGCTGGCGCCGGAAGCCACGACAACCGCGATTCATCGCGCGGCGCTCAAGAGCGAAGCCGCGCGCCACACCGCGCTCACCAATCTGTTCACCGGCCGGCCGGCGCGCGGCATCGTCAACCGCGTGATGCGCGAGCTGGGGCCGATCGGCTCGGTGGCGCCGGAGTTTCCGCTTGCCACCTCGGGCATTGCGCCGCTGCGCGCCAAGGCCGAGGCACAGGGCAGCGGCGATTTTTCACCGCTCTGGTCGGGCCAGAATGCGACGGGCTGCCGCGAGCTGCCGGCCGCCGAGATCACGCACGCCTTGGCGCAAGGTTTTCAATCTCTTTCCGCCTGA
- a CDS encoding NAD(P)-dependent oxidoreductase, with the protein MSDVPSGCAVRAGAYFAAKPKALRSAGRRCDLSSRNPVHIVFRAMPVTAADRHAASRGHRSSGGGPGLRQDRLECFQFLAASAWIHCRKAATEDRTMDPGYVRALEGRLAQHSIWLVDAPVTGGAIGAERGQLTIMGSGKRGAVELAPPVLETFGNRVRYLGAAGCGAQMKILNQVLCGVHLAAAGEPLALARRQGLPLDLTLEILCSGAAGSWMLADRGPRMIAGKFDDITSAVDIFVKDMSLVLDATRESRFPAALAHAAYLAFLGTAARGLGAQDDSAVTTAYEVATKS; encoded by the coding sequence ATGTCGGATGTTCCTTCTGGATGCGCCGTGCGCGCCGGCGCCTATTTTGCGGCGAAGCCCAAAGCCCTGCGTTCAGCCGGCAGGCGCTGCGACCTGAGCTCGCGCAACCCCGTGCACATCGTGTTCCGCGCGATGCCCGTGACCGCCGCAGACCGCCATGCCGCAAGCCGCGGCCACCGCAGCAGCGGGGGGGGGCCAGGGCTTCGGCAGGATCGCCTTGAATGCTTTCAATTTCTTGCCGCTTCGGCATGGATCCATTGCAGGAAGGCCGCGACCGAGGATCGCACCATGGATCCAGGCTATGTTCGCGCCCTTGAAGGGCGGCTGGCGCAGCACTCGATCTGGCTGGTCGATGCGCCGGTCACGGGAGGCGCCATCGGCGCGGAACGCGGACAACTGACAATCATGGGTTCCGGAAAGCGCGGGGCCGTCGAGCTTGCGCCCCCCGTGCTCGAGACCTTCGGCAACCGGGTGCGCTACCTCGGCGCGGCTGGCTGCGGTGCTCAGATGAAAATTCTCAACCAGGTGCTCTGCGGCGTCCATCTGGCTGCGGCGGGAGAACCGCTCGCACTCGCAAGGCGCCAGGGGCTGCCGCTGGATCTCACGCTGGAGATTCTCTGCAGCGGAGCGGCAGGGTCCTGGATGCTCGCGGACCGGGGCCCCAGGATGATCGCGGGCAAGTTCGACGACATCACATCGGCGGTCGATATCTTCGTCAAGGACATGTCCCTGGTGCTCGACGCAACGCGAGAGTCGCGATTTCCCGCCGCGCTCGCACATGCTGCATACCTTGCCTTCCTCGGCACCGCGGCGCGGGGACTTGGCGCGCAAGACGACTCTGCCGTAACCACGGCCTACGAAGTTGCCACGAAGTCATGA
- a CDS encoding tRNA-uridine aminocarboxypropyltransferase, giving the protein MPHAVSLLRAARLARSAKPFLARGGFKRERCAGCRLVPSHCMCAARPSVATRAGVCLLMGDIEPLKPTNTGWLVADVVADTFAFGWARTETDPALLALLNDPQWQPYVVFPGQYAAPERVVVAVPAPGTGGSGTSKRPLFILFDATWAEARKMFRRSPYLDRLPVLSLQPERITQYKLRNSGRDDHFCTSEVAAMCMNLAGEHVAEQTLDAYLVVFTHHYLRAKNQQPVAWDGAAHRRLREVAVLPPS; this is encoded by the coding sequence ATGCCTCACGCCGTCTCCCTCCTTCGCGCCGCGCGCCTGGCGCGAAGCGCCAAACCTTTTCTTGCCCGTGGTGGCTTCAAGCGCGAGCGCTGCGCGGGCTGCCGCCTGGTGCCCAGCCATTGCATGTGCGCTGCGCGCCCTTCGGTGGCAACGCGCGCGGGGGTGTGCCTGCTCATGGGCGACATCGAGCCGCTCAAGCCCACCAACACGGGGTGGCTGGTCGCCGACGTGGTGGCCGATACCTTCGCCTTCGGCTGGGCCCGCACCGAAACCGATCCCGCGCTGTTGGCGCTGTTGAACGATCCGCAATGGCAGCCCTACGTGGTGTTCCCGGGGCAATATGCGGCGCCCGAGCGTGTGGTCGTGGCCGTTCCGGCGCCTGGAACGGGCGGCAGTGGCACTTCGAAACGGCCGCTCTTCATCCTGTTCGACGCGACATGGGCCGAGGCACGCAAGATGTTCCGCAGAAGCCCTTACCTCGACCGGCTGCCGGTGTTGAGCCTGCAGCCGGAGCGGATCACGCAATACAAGCTGCGCAACTCCGGCCGCGACGACCACTTCTGCACCAGCGAGGTGGCCGCGATGTGCATGAACCTGGCAGGCGAGCATGTTGCCGAACAGACGCTGGATGCCTACCTCGTGGTGTTCACGCACCACTATCTGCGTGCGAAGAACCAGCAGCCCGTGGCCTGGGACGGTGCGGCGCATCGGCGGCTGCGCGAAGTGGCCGTCTTGCCGCCATCATGA
- the katG gene encoding catalase/peroxidase HPI produces MTQNPEAKCPVHHAVGRGTVNQHWWPNQLRVDLLHQHSSKSDPMGKDFNYAKEFKSLDYESLKKDLRALMTDSQDWWPADFGHYGPLFIRMAWHSAGTYRTGDGRGGGGRGQQRFAPLNSWPDNVNLDKARRLLWPIKQKYGRKISWADLMILTGNVALESMGFKTFGFGGGRPDTWEPDQDVYWGNETTWLEDKRYTGDRELENPLAAVQMGLIYVNPEGPNGNADPVSAARDIRETFARMAMNDEETVALIAGGHTFGKTHGAGPAELVGSAPEANDLEEMGMGWKSTHASGIAGDAISSGLEVTWSQTPTQWSNHFFENLFKFEWEPVKSPAGAGQWQAKGAAADIPDAHDKSKKRVPTMLTTDLSLRFDPAYEKISRRFLEHPEQLADAFARAWFKLTHRDMGPRSRYLGPEVPKEELIWQDPIPKVDHPLIDDKDAAALKAKILGSGLSVTDLVLTAWASASTYRGSDMRGGADGARIRLAPQKDWEVNEPARLAKVLQTLEGIQGEFNKAQSGGKKVSMADLIVLAGCAAVEQGAKNAGHGATVPFTPGRMDASQAQTDVEAMKVLEPVADGFRNYLKKDYAVPADALLIDKAQLLTLTAPEMTVLVGGMRALGANVGATKHGIFSQKEHALTNEFFVRLLDLNTTWKAVPGENNLYEGVDRKTGERKGSATRVDLAIGSNSVLRALAEVYGSSDAQEKFVKDFIAAWTKVMNLGRFDIA; encoded by the coding sequence ATGACCCAGAATCCTGAAGCCAAGTGCCCCGTCCACCATGCGGTGGGCCGCGGCACCGTCAATCAACACTGGTGGCCCAACCAGTTGCGGGTCGACCTGCTTCACCAGCATTCCTCCAAGTCCGATCCGATGGGCAAGGACTTCAACTACGCCAAGGAGTTCAAGAGCCTCGACTACGAGTCGCTGAAGAAAGACCTGCGTGCCCTGATGACGGACTCGCAGGACTGGTGGCCAGCGGACTTCGGCCATTACGGGCCTCTGTTCATCCGCATGGCTTGGCACAGCGCCGGCACCTACCGCACCGGCGACGGGCGTGGTGGTGGCGGCCGGGGCCAGCAACGCTTTGCGCCCCTCAACAGCTGGCCCGACAACGTCAACCTCGACAAGGCTCGGCGCCTGTTGTGGCCGATCAAACAGAAGTACGGCCGCAAGATCTCGTGGGCCGACCTGATGATTTTGACCGGCAACGTGGCCCTCGAGTCCATGGGCTTCAAGACCTTCGGCTTCGGCGGCGGCCGACCGGACACGTGGGAACCCGACCAGGACGTCTACTGGGGCAACGAGACAACCTGGCTCGAAGACAAGAGGTACACCGGCGACCGCGAACTGGAGAACCCTCTTGCGGCCGTGCAGATGGGTCTGATCTACGTCAACCCCGAAGGTCCGAACGGCAACGCCGACCCGGTCTCGGCGGCGCGGGACATCCGCGAGACTTTCGCCCGCATGGCGATGAACGACGAGGAAACCGTTGCCCTGATCGCCGGCGGCCACACCTTCGGCAAGACCCACGGCGCCGGTCCGGCGGAGCTCGTCGGCTCGGCGCCTGAAGCGAATGATCTGGAAGAAATGGGCATGGGCTGGAAAAGCACTCACGCCAGCGGCATCGCCGGCGATGCGATCAGCAGCGGCCTGGAAGTCACCTGGTCACAGACGCCGACGCAGTGGAGCAACCACTTCTTCGAGAACCTGTTCAAGTTCGAGTGGGAACCGGTCAAGAGCCCGGCCGGCGCGGGACAGTGGCAGGCCAAGGGCGCTGCGGCGGACATTCCGGATGCCCACGACAAGTCGAAGAAGCGCGTGCCCACCATGCTGACCACCGATCTTTCACTGCGCTTCGACCCCGCCTACGAAAAGATCTCGCGGCGCTTCCTCGAGCACCCCGAGCAGCTTGCCGATGCGTTTGCGCGCGCCTGGTTCAAGCTGACGCATCGCGACATGGGTCCGCGCTCGCGCTACCTTGGACCGGAAGTGCCGAAGGAAGAGCTGATCTGGCAGGACCCGATCCCGAAGGTCGATCATCCCCTGATCGACGACAAGGACGCTGCGGCTCTCAAGGCCAAGATCCTGGGCTCGGGCCTGTCGGTCACCGACCTGGTGCTGACGGCTTGGGCGTCGGCCTCCACCTACCGCGGCTCCGACATGCGCGGCGGCGCCGACGGCGCCCGCATCCGCCTGGCACCACAGAAGGATTGGGAAGTGAACGAGCCGGCCAGGCTGGCCAAGGTGCTCCAGACGCTGGAGGGCATCCAGGGCGAATTCAACAAGGCGCAATCGGGCGGCAAGAAGGTCTCGATGGCCGACCTGATCGTGCTGGCCGGCTGCGCCGCAGTTGAGCAGGGCGCCAAGAACGCAGGTCATGGCGCGACGGTGCCCTTCACCCCCGGCCGCATGGATGCATCGCAGGCGCAAACCGACGTGGAAGCCATGAAGGTGCTCGAGCCCGTGGCTGACGGCTTCCGCAACTACCTGAAGAAGGACTATGCGGTTCCCGCGGACGCGCTGCTGATCGACAAGGCCCAACTGCTGACGCTGACGGCACCCGAGATGACGGTGCTGGTGGGCGGCATGCGCGCGCTGGGCGCCAACGTCGGTGCCACCAAGCACGGCATCTTCAGCCAGAAGGAGCATGCGCTGACCAACGAGTTCTTCGTGCGCCTGCTCGACCTGAACACGACCTGGAAGGCTGTGCCCGGCGAGAACAACCTGTACGAGGGCGTTGATCGCAAGACAGGCGAGCGCAAGGGCAGCGCGACGCGCGTGGACCTAGCCATCGGCTCCAATTCAGTGCTGCGCGCCCTGGCCGAGGTCTACGGCAGTTCGGACGCGCAGGAGAAGTTCGTGAAGGACTTCATCGCGGCGTGGACCAAGGTGATGAACCTTGGCCGGTTCGACATCGCCTAG